One segment of Gemmatimonadales bacterium DNA contains the following:
- a CDS encoding efflux RND transporter periplasmic adaptor subunit, whose protein sequence is MCCAPGGGDTESEARGNVQAVVGARTAVATVGPFTRYVTALGTVSPRPGRFAALGAPGPTRVARIFVVAGQAVRAGDALIEFDRAPFDAAARSAQAAVNVARAASDRAVRLAGEGIVPRKEVDQAAADLAQAEAAQVSAERAQALATLHAPVSGVVTRMSAVMGAPADATAPLVEIADLSALDVVLSLSPGEAGRVRPGQRVVFWSGESARGDSLGAGTVGDVGAALDSATRAVEVRVRVGRAGRPLTIGETVFGRIAAGTDPHAVTVPLEALVPQGEAFQVFVVDHGGIAHARDVTVGARSEAAAEITAGLAGGETVVTYGAYGVSDSAKIVPAKP, encoded by the coding sequence GTGTGTTGCGCCCCCGGCGGCGGCGACACGGAGTCGGAGGCCCGTGGCAACGTCCAGGCGGTGGTCGGCGCGAGGACGGCGGTCGCCACCGTGGGGCCGTTCACGCGCTACGTCACGGCGCTCGGCACGGTGTCGCCGAGGCCGGGCCGGTTCGCGGCCCTGGGGGCGCCGGGGCCCACCCGGGTCGCCCGGATCTTCGTGGTGGCCGGCCAGGCGGTACGAGCGGGCGACGCGCTGATCGAATTTGACCGCGCGCCGTTCGACGCGGCGGCCAGGAGCGCACAGGCGGCGGTGAACGTGGCCAGGGCCGCGAGCGATCGCGCCGTGCGGCTGGCGGGGGAGGGGATCGTGCCGCGCAAGGAGGTGGACCAGGCCGCGGCGGACCTCGCGCAGGCCGAGGCGGCGCAGGTGAGCGCGGAGCGCGCCCAGGCGCTCGCGACCCTGCACGCGCCGGTGTCCGGCGTGGTCACGCGGATGTCGGCCGTGATGGGCGCGCCGGCCGATGCCACTGCGCCGCTGGTCGAGATCGCCGACCTGTCGGCGCTCGACGTGGTGTTGAGCCTCTCGCCCGGCGAGGCGGGGCGGGTCCGCCCCGGCCAGCGGGTCGTTTTCTGGTCCGGCGAGAGCGCGCGCGGGGACTCCCTGGGCGCCGGCACGGTCGGCGACGTGGGTGCCGCGCTCGACTCCGCCACCCGCGCCGTCGAGGTCCGCGTCCGGGTCGGCCGCGCCGGCCGCCCGCTCACGATCGGCGAGACGGTCTTCGGACGCATCGCCGCGGGCACCGATCCGCACGCCGTGACCGTGCCGCTGGAGGCGCTGGTGCCGCAGGGCGAGGCGTTCCAGGTGTTCGTGGTCGACCACGGCGGGATCGCGCACGCGCGCGACGTCACGGTGGGCGCGCGCAGCGAGGCCGCCGCGGAGATCACGGCGGGCCTCGCCGGCGGCGAGACGGTGGTGACCTACGGCGCCTACGGCGTGTCCGACAGCGCGAAGATCGTCCCGGCCAAGCCGTGA
- a CDS encoding sigma-70 family RNA polymerase sigma factor, with the protein MLAGDEAAFRKLYRRHTPRLLQLVFRMLAGDEAEAEDVVQDTWITAVEKLGGFRWEAELGTWLHAIGVNAARSALRRRGRRREVEWPEEGEPAAAAPPARLEPVDLERAIASLPAGYRTVFVLHDVEDLTHDQIAERLGVTPGTTKSQLFRARRAVRALLARDAERRAT; encoded by the coding sequence GTGCTCGCCGGCGACGAGGCGGCGTTCCGCAAGCTCTACCGGCGGCACACGCCGCGCCTGCTGCAGCTCGTGTTCAGGATGCTGGCGGGCGACGAGGCCGAGGCGGAGGACGTCGTGCAGGACACCTGGATCACCGCCGTGGAGAAGCTGGGCGGCTTCCGCTGGGAGGCGGAGCTGGGGACGTGGCTCCACGCGATCGGCGTCAACGCGGCCCGGAGCGCGCTGCGCCGGCGAGGCCGGCGGCGCGAGGTCGAGTGGCCGGAGGAGGGCGAGCCGGCCGCGGCGGCGCCGCCCGCGCGGCTCGAGCCCGTGGACCTCGAGCGGGCCATCGCGTCGCTCCCCGCAGGCTATCGCACGGTCTTCGTGCTGCACGACGTCGAGGACCTGACCCACGACCAGATCGCCGAACGGCTCGGCGTCACGCCGGGCACCACCAAGTCACAGCTGTTCCGGGCCCGGCGCGCCGTGCGCGCCCTGCTGGCCCGGGATGCCGAGAGGCGGGCGACGTGA
- a CDS encoding MFS transporter codes for MATVRHALTRDGWILFFTRSVRLFAYGALSVVLVLYLTGLGLSAGQTGMLLTLTLGGDTAVSLWLSTRADRLGRRRMLVIGAVLMAAAGLAFAATGNFALLVVAGTIGVISPSGNEVGPFLSIEQAALSEIVPGDSRTGVFAWYTLAGSFATAAGALAGGELSQALQRTSVTAVASYRAVLVLYAALAVLLAVCFVQVSPAVELHRSGTGRAPLPSWGISRSRRVVGHLAALFALDAFAGGFVVQSFAAYWFHLRFGVRPATLGGIFFGANLLAGVSALLASRLAARFGLVRTMVFTHLPSNVLLILVPLMPTLPLAILVLFARFSISQMDVPTRQAYVMAVVAPEERSAAAGITGVARTTGAAVAPVFAGWMFARPALESLPFLVAGALKIVYDLMLYRGFVGKREA; via the coding sequence GTGGCGACGGTGCGACACGCGCTGACGCGCGACGGGTGGATCCTGTTCTTCACGCGATCGGTGCGCCTGTTCGCGTACGGCGCGCTCTCCGTCGTGCTGGTGCTGTATCTGACGGGTCTCGGCCTGAGCGCGGGCCAGACCGGGATGCTGCTCACCCTCACCCTCGGCGGAGACACGGCCGTCTCCCTGTGGCTCTCCACCCGGGCCGACCGGCTCGGGCGGCGGCGCATGCTGGTCATCGGCGCCGTGCTCATGGCCGCCGCCGGCCTCGCGTTCGCCGCCACCGGCAACTTCGCGCTCCTGGTGGTCGCGGGGACGATCGGCGTCATCAGTCCCAGCGGGAACGAGGTGGGGCCGTTCCTGTCGATCGAGCAGGCGGCCCTCTCCGAGATCGTCCCCGGGGACAGCCGGACGGGGGTCTTCGCCTGGTATACCCTCGCCGGGTCGTTCGCCACGGCCGCCGGCGCGCTGGCCGGGGGCGAGCTGTCGCAGGCGCTGCAGCGGACCAGCGTGACGGCGGTCGCGAGCTACCGCGCCGTCCTGGTGCTCTACGCCGCCCTGGCGGTCCTGCTGGCCGTCTGCTTCGTGCAGGTGTCGCCGGCCGTCGAGCTGCACCGGTCGGGCACCGGCCGCGCACCGCTGCCGTCGTGGGGCATCAGCCGCTCCCGGCGCGTCGTGGGGCACCTGGCCGCCCTGTTCGCGCTCGACGCCTTCGCCGGCGGCTTCGTGGTCCAGAGCTTCGCGGCCTACTGGTTCCATCTGCGCTTCGGCGTGAGGCCCGCGACCCTCGGTGGGATCTTCTTCGGCGCCAACCTGCTGGCCGGCGTATCCGCGCTGCTGGCGTCGCGGCTCGCCGCGCGCTTCGGCCTGGTGCGGACGATGGTGTTCACCCACCTGCCGTCGAACGTCCTGCTGATCCTGGTGCCGTTGATGCCGACCCTGCCGCTGGCGATCCTCGTCCTGTTCGCGCGCTTCAGCATCAGCCAGATGGACGTCCCCACCCGGCAGGCCTACGTCATGGCCGTGGTCGCCCCGGAGGAGCGCTCCGCCGCGGCGGGCATCACGGGCGTGGCGCGGACCACCGGCGCCGCGGTCGCGCCGGTGTTCGCGGGATGGATGTTCGCCCGGCCCGCACTCGAGAGCCTGCCGTTCCTGGTCGCGGGAGCGCTGAAGATCGTGTACGACCTGATGCTGTACCGGGGGTTTGTTGGGAAGCGGGAAGCGTGA
- a CDS encoding PDZ domain-containing protein, producing the protein MVRHIVVLGALVASAGPLAAQVDSGTGRGQGRGAGRSYSYSITSREGWLGIGVACSRCSLTASDDGEARQWTFSEPPTVFTVDRDGPADRVGLRTGDTLVAIDGVPLTSARGGAAFANIRPGQAVRLTYRRDGAEHLVRLVAQSHPVSSQLDAAMRAMRRAQETQQHTLESSREQLERSRTLLEEARERMEQQLEQAQSERDSTTVEQLNRLRRVLEEQQRVLARTLAERSTLEGREWSELAPVAAAPATPAPPAVPAQPAMPAEPAEPAPAAPMAVIPAAPATPALPPMSYREHRGFGPLRYTGRLGDVVIEARGPGGVTSTEVSDSEVVITSGDMSVRLALRPRATPKPARPPAAAPVPHP; encoded by the coding sequence ATGGTTCGTCACATCGTCGTGCTGGGCGCGCTGGTCGCCAGCGCGGGTCCGCTCGCGGCCCAGGTGGATTCCGGGACCGGCCGCGGGCAGGGCCGCGGTGCCGGCCGCAGCTACAGCTACAGCATCACGTCGCGCGAGGGCTGGCTCGGCATCGGCGTGGCGTGCAGCCGCTGCAGCCTCACGGCCTCGGACGACGGCGAGGCACGCCAGTGGACGTTCTCGGAGCCGCCGACCGTCTTCACCGTGGACCGGGACGGCCCGGCCGACCGGGTGGGCCTGAGGACCGGCGACACGCTCGTGGCGATCGACGGCGTGCCGCTGACCTCGGCGCGCGGGGGGGCCGCCTTCGCGAACATCCGTCCCGGGCAGGCAGTGCGCCTGACCTACCGGCGCGACGGCGCCGAGCACCTGGTGCGCCTCGTGGCGCAGTCGCATCCGGTCAGCTCGCAGCTCGACGCGGCCATGCGGGCCATGCGGCGCGCGCAGGAAACGCAACAGCACACCCTCGAGTCTTCGCGCGAGCAGCTGGAGCGCTCGCGCACCCTGCTGGAAGAGGCGCGCGAGCGGATGGAGCAGCAGCTCGAGCAGGCGCAGAGCGAGCGGGATTCGACCACCGTCGAGCAGCTCAACCGGCTGCGGCGCGTGCTCGAGGAGCAGCAGCGCGTGCTGGCCAGGACGCTGGCCGAGCGCTCGACGCTGGAGGGACGCGAGTGGTCCGAGCTGGCGCCCGTCGCGGCGGCACCCGCGACGCCGGCGCCGCCGGCCGTGCCCGCTCAGCCCGCGATGCCGGCGGAGCCCGCGGAGCCGGCCCCCGCGGCCCCGATGGCCGTCATCCCCGCGGCGCCCGCGACTCCGGCCCTGCCGCCGATGTCCTACCGCGAGCACCGCGGTTTCGGGCCGCTGCGCTACACCGGCCGCCTCGGCGACGTGGTGATCGAGGCGCGCGGGCCGGGAGGCGTCACGTCCACCGAGGTGTCGGACAGCGAGGTCGTCATCACGTCGGGCGACATGAGCGTGCGCCTCGCCCTAAGGCCGCGGGCGACGCCGAAGCCGGCGCGGCCGCCAGCTGCCGCGCCTGTCCCACACCCTTGA
- a CDS encoding tryptophanase — protein MEPFKIKVVEPIAFTTRTERDQALAAAGYNLFNVPASLITIDLLTDSGTSAMSDRQWAGIMLGDESYAGSRNYFHLEEVVRRITGYRHVIPTHQGRVAENLLFTTAVKPGDRVPNNIHFDTTRANVEHNLGVPVDCVIDAAYDVTAEHPFKGNMDVAKLDRLLAEVGKARVPLVMLTITNNSGGGQPVSLGNARQTSVWCRRHRIPLFFDACRFAENAYFCKQRDPECAGKSIEEIARAFFALGDGCTMSAKKDGLVNIGGFIATNDDELSTRLSNMLILIEGFTTYGGLAGRDLEAIAIGLGEVLDERYLEHRVGQVRRFGEALRAAGVPIVLPVGGHGVYLDARRFLPHIPQHQFPAQALTCALYLEGGVRGVEIGGLMLGKLDEATGAWTWPELELVRLAVPRRVYTDAHLDHVVAVCTRILQERDAIRGLRIVSRAPVLPHFTARLAPLGGPA, from the coding sequence ATGGAACCGTTCAAGATCAAGGTCGTCGAGCCCATCGCCTTCACGACCCGCACGGAGCGGGACCAGGCCCTGGCCGCCGCCGGCTACAACCTCTTCAACGTCCCCGCCTCCCTGATCACCATCGATCTGCTGACCGACTCGGGCACCTCGGCGATGAGCGACCGGCAGTGGGCCGGCATCATGCTGGGCGACGAGTCGTACGCGGGGAGCCGCAACTACTTCCATCTCGAGGAGGTCGTCCGGCGCATCACCGGCTACCGGCACGTCATTCCGACGCACCAGGGGCGGGTGGCGGAGAACCTGCTGTTCACGACCGCGGTCAAGCCGGGCGACCGCGTGCCGAACAACATCCACTTCGACACCACTCGCGCCAACGTCGAGCACAACCTGGGCGTGCCCGTGGACTGCGTGATCGACGCGGCCTACGACGTCACGGCCGAGCACCCGTTCAAGGGCAACATGGACGTGGCGAAGCTCGACCGGCTGCTCGCGGAAGTGGGGAAGGCCCGGGTCCCCCTGGTGATGCTCACCATCACGAACAACTCGGGGGGCGGGCAGCCGGTGTCGCTCGGCAATGCCCGTCAGACCAGCGTTTGGTGCCGCCGGCACCGGATCCCGCTGTTCTTCGACGCCTGCCGGTTCGCCGAGAACGCCTACTTCTGCAAGCAGCGCGATCCCGAGTGCGCCGGCAAGTCGATCGAGGAGATCGCGCGCGCGTTCTTCGCGCTGGGGGACGGCTGCACGATGTCGGCCAAGAAGGACGGCCTGGTCAACATCGGCGGCTTCATCGCCACCAACGACGACGAGCTGTCGACCCGCCTGTCGAACATGCTCATCCTGATCGAGGGCTTCACGACCTACGGCGGGCTGGCGGGCCGCGATCTGGAGGCCATCGCCATCGGACTCGGGGAGGTGCTGGACGAGCGATACCTCGAGCACCGGGTCGGGCAGGTGCGCCGGTTCGGCGAGGCGCTCCGCGCCGCGGGCGTCCCGATCGTGCTGCCGGTCGGGGGCCACGGCGTGTACCTCGACGCGCGCCGATTCCTGCCGCACATCCCCCAGCACCAGTTTCCCGCCCAGGCGCTGACCTGCGCGCTGTACCTGGAGGGCGGCGTGCGCGGCGTCGAGATCGGCGGGCTGATGCTGGGCAAGCTCGACGAGGCCACCGGAGCGTGGACCTGGCCGGAGCTGGAGCTGGTGCGCCTGGCGGTGCCGAGGCGGGTCTACACCGACGCGCACCTCGATCACGTCGTCGCGGTGTGCACCCGGATCCTGCAGGAACGCGACGCGATCCGGGGCCTCAGGATCGTCTCCCGGGCCCCGGTGCTGCCGCATTTCACGGCGCGCCTGGCGCCGCTCGGCGGACCGGCCTAG
- a CDS encoding TolC family protein, producing the protein MERVAATPLRALIWAPAAIAALSAGSVSAQQPVTREQVVAAALAHGPRVMLAAPDTAAARAGLMVAREFQNPTVSAGYSKDVPQYHASLDVPLDLPWVRSARIRVAAEARSSARFRFAFERASARFDAEQSYTAALAAAARARLSRRNALDADSLLRMAMLRRDAGDASELDVQLSTVNAGQLANDAAGDSADAVTALLEVQRVMGLASDRPAIALADTLAPPGADTSGPAGVVLPVAVAAAAARSADAAVALARRSVVGSPSLVLGFDSHDPTGAETGLLPTFGLALSFPLFNWNGGAIAAAAAARDLAQAELDVARRESDAALAQARRDLAVASAKLARDRSLVSGADRVAAMSLAAYAEGAVALPSVLEAQRQAREALGRLVNDLAAASAADAAVRLFTASEASP; encoded by the coding sequence ATGGAACGTGTGGCGGCGACCCCGTTGCGTGCGCTGATCTGGGCGCCGGCGGCCATCGCCGCGCTGAGCGCCGGCTCGGTGTCCGCCCAGCAGCCGGTGACCCGGGAGCAGGTGGTCGCCGCCGCGCTGGCGCACGGCCCCCGCGTCATGCTCGCCGCGCCCGACACCGCCGCCGCGCGCGCCGGGCTGATGGTCGCGCGCGAGTTCCAAAACCCGACCGTCAGCGCCGGCTACAGCAAGGATGTTCCGCAGTACCACGCCAGCCTGGACGTGCCGCTCGACCTGCCGTGGGTCCGGAGCGCGCGGATCCGGGTGGCGGCCGAGGCGCGGAGCTCGGCGCGTTTCCGGTTCGCCTTCGAGCGGGCCTCCGCGCGGTTCGACGCCGAGCAGTCTTACACGGCCGCCCTCGCCGCGGCCGCCCGCGCGCGGCTCTCCCGCCGCAACGCGCTCGACGCGGACAGCCTGCTCCGGATGGCGATGCTGCGCCGCGATGCCGGCGACGCCAGCGAGCTGGACGTTCAGCTCTCGACGGTGAATGCCGGCCAGCTGGCCAACGACGCGGCCGGAGACTCGGCGGACGCCGTGACGGCGCTGCTCGAGGTCCAGCGGGTCATGGGGCTCGCCTCGGACCGCCCCGCGATCGCGCTCGCCGACACGCTCGCGCCGCCCGGCGCGGACACCTCAGGCCCTGCCGGGGTCGTCCTGCCGGTCGCGGTGGCGGCGGCGGCGGCGCGCTCCGCGGACGCGGCCGTGGCGCTGGCGCGGCGCAGCGTCGTCGGCTCGCCGAGTCTCGTGCTGGGGTTCGACAGCCACGATCCCACCGGCGCCGAGACCGGACTGCTGCCGACGTTCGGCCTGGCGCTGAGCTTCCCGCTGTTCAACTGGAACGGCGGCGCCATCGCCGCGGCCGCGGCCGCGCGGGACCTGGCGCAGGCCGAGCTGGACGTGGCGCGCCGCGAAAGCGACGCCGCGCTGGCGCAGGCGCGGAGGGACCTGGCCGTCGCGAGCGCCAAGCTGGCGCGGGACCGGAGCCTGGTCTCGGGGGCCGACCGCGTGGCGGCGATGTCGCTCGCGGCCTACGCCGAAGGCGCGGTCGCGCTGCCCAGCGTGCTGGAGGCCCAGCGCCAGGCCCGCGAGGCGCTGGGCCGTCTGGTCAACGATCTCGCCGCCGCGAGCGCCGCCGATGCGGCGGTGCGCCTGTTCACGGCATCCGAGGCTTCGCCATGA
- a CDS encoding HAMP domain-containing sensor histidine kinase, translating to MIRPLDLLRLRLTAWYAATFGLILLLLGGGLFLTIRSQISRHLDDSLRLAAGELIRAARIREVEARAATGAVVDAVDELHIPDRSLYLLEPDGTPVKPPAAEAWIREAARRAAREGTADLEVTSHDRRLRLHATRFTVPGPKTYVGAAVADVVELEDQYASLIGAFGAAALAGLVLVAFGGWLLVRKATTPVERSMETMRRFMADAAHELRTPIAVLRSQAEVALQRERDGEAYARALRRVEGEAERLGATVEDLLTLARADAGERPVERQQVFLDDLALDAAAGARALAIRRGVTLEVGTFEEAVLTGDAALVRQLLMIVLDNAVKFTPAGGRVRLGVAAPAGQAEVVVDDTGVGIREDQLPHIFERFYRGDPARARGNGGEGAGLGLAIARWIADAHGARIEVQSEVGKGTRVTVRFPAAAGAA from the coding sequence GTGATCCGCCCGCTCGACCTGCTGCGACTCCGCCTCACCGCCTGGTACGCGGCCACGTTCGGACTCATTCTGCTGCTCCTGGGCGGGGGCCTGTTCCTCACCATCCGGTCGCAGATCTCGCGGCACCTCGACGACTCGCTCCGGCTCGCGGCCGGCGAGCTCATCCGGGCGGCGAGGATCCGCGAGGTCGAGGCACGCGCGGCCACGGGCGCCGTAGTGGACGCGGTGGACGAGCTGCACATCCCCGACCGCTCGCTGTACCTGCTCGAGCCGGACGGCACCCCGGTGAAGCCTCCGGCTGCCGAGGCATGGATCCGCGAGGCGGCGCGGCGCGCGGCGCGCGAGGGGACGGCGGATTTGGAGGTGACCTCGCACGATCGCCGACTGCGCCTCCATGCGACCCGGTTCACCGTGCCGGGACCGAAGACCTACGTGGGGGCGGCCGTGGCCGACGTGGTGGAGCTCGAGGACCAGTACGCATCGCTGATCGGGGCGTTCGGCGCCGCCGCCCTGGCCGGTCTGGTGCTGGTGGCGTTCGGCGGCTGGCTCCTGGTGCGCAAGGCGACGACGCCGGTCGAGCGGTCGATGGAGACCATGCGCCGCTTCATGGCTGACGCGGCGCACGAGCTGCGGACGCCCATCGCGGTGCTGCGGAGCCAGGCCGAGGTGGCGCTGCAGCGCGAGCGGGACGGCGAGGCGTACGCGCGCGCCCTGCGGCGCGTCGAAGGCGAAGCCGAGCGGCTCGGCGCGACCGTCGAGGACCTCCTGACGCTGGCGCGCGCCGACGCCGGCGAGCGACCGGTGGAGCGCCAACAGGTGTTTCTCGACGACCTGGCGCTCGACGCGGCGGCGGGGGCGCGGGCCCTGGCCATCCGGCGGGGCGTGACCCTCGAGGTGGGGACGTTCGAAGAGGCGGTCCTCACGGGCGACGCCGCGCTGGTGCGCCAGCTGCTCATGATCGTGCTCGACAACGCGGTGAAGTTCACGCCGGCCGGCGGCCGGGTGCGCCTCGGCGTCGCCGCGCCGGCGGGGCAGGCGGAGGTGGTGGTCGACGACACCGGCGTCGGGATCCGCGAGGACCAGCTGCCGCACATCTTCGAGCGCTTCTATCGCGGCGACCCGGCGCGGGCCCGGGGCAACGGCGGGGAAGGCGCGGGCCTGGGGCTCGCCATCGCGCGCTGGATCGCCGACGCCCACGGAGCGCGGATCGAGGTTCAGAGCGAGGTGGGCAAGGGCACCCGGGTGACGGTCAGGTTCCCGGCGGCGGCGGGCGCGGCGTGA
- the dnaJ gene encoding molecular chaperone DnaJ has product MAPEKDYYSVLGVTSAATQDQIKRAYRKLAKKWHPDANPGDKTAGERFKGITEAYAVLSDAKKRKQYDDLRRYGAFSGAGPGARRPPSGAGRPGGGAGGQRFEEMDFGDLSGGLGGLGDLFSSIFGGGAGKKKGGAERGESVETVVSIPFRVAALGGKVPITVPVTEACGTCGGSGAAPGSTLSTCPECKGTGTISFGYGGFAVKRPCPACRGRGKVAAQACPTCRGVGEVRVERRLMVTVPPGTDDGTKIRLKGHGPRGTGGAPAGDLMVAFQIEPDRFFRREGLDVHCTVPINVAQAMLGTKLKVRTLDGKHVVLRIPAGTQAGRKFRIRGQGIEKGGQRGDQIVEVQVEMPDKLSPEQEAMVKSFADSAGLKY; this is encoded by the coding sequence ATGGCGCCGGAGAAGGACTACTACTCCGTCCTCGGCGTGACGTCCGCCGCGACGCAGGATCAGATCAAGCGCGCCTACCGCAAGCTCGCCAAGAAGTGGCATCCGGACGCCAACCCCGGCGACAAGACCGCGGGCGAGCGCTTCAAGGGCATCACCGAGGCGTACGCCGTGCTGTCGGACGCGAAGAAGCGCAAGCAGTACGACGACCTCCGCAGGTACGGCGCGTTCAGCGGCGCGGGGCCGGGCGCGCGGCGTCCGCCGTCCGGCGCGGGACGGCCCGGCGGCGGCGCGGGCGGCCAGCGCTTCGAGGAGATGGACTTCGGCGATCTGTCGGGCGGCCTGGGTGGATTGGGCGACCTGTTCTCGTCCATCTTCGGCGGCGGCGCCGGCAAGAAGAAGGGCGGTGCGGAGCGGGGCGAGAGCGTCGAGACCGTCGTGTCCATTCCGTTCCGCGTCGCCGCGTTGGGCGGCAAGGTGCCGATCACGGTCCCGGTGACCGAGGCGTGCGGCACCTGCGGCGGCTCGGGAGCCGCGCCCGGCTCGACCCTCAGCACCTGCCCGGAGTGCAAGGGCACGGGCACGATCTCCTTCGGCTACGGCGGGTTCGCGGTGAAGCGGCCGTGCCCCGCGTGCCGGGGCCGGGGCAAGGTCGCGGCGCAGGCCTGCCCGACGTGCCGGGGCGTGGGCGAGGTCCGGGTGGAGCGGCGCCTGATGGTGACCGTGCCGCCGGGCACCGACGACGGTACCAAGATCCGCCTCAAGGGCCACGGGCCCCGCGGCACCGGCGGCGCGCCCGCGGGCGACCTGATGGTCGCGTTCCAGATCGAGCCCGACCGGTTCTTCCGGCGCGAGGGGCTCGACGTTCATTGCACGGTGCCGATCAACGTCGCGCAGGCGATGCTGGGCACGAAGCTGAAGGTGCGCACGCTGGACGGGAAGCACGTCGTCCTCCGCATCCCTGCCGGCACCCAGGCGGGGCGGAAGTTCCGCATCCGCGGGCAGGGCATCGAGAAGGGCGGCCAGCGCGGCGACCAGATCGTGGAAGTGCAGGTCGAGATGCCCGACAAGCTCTCGCCGGAGCAGGAGGCGATGGTGAAGAGCTTCGCCGATTCCGCGGGGCTGAAGTACTGA
- a CDS encoding response regulator transcription factor translates to MRVLIVEDDAGLAGIVRDGLAEHHIAATVAGSFEQGRERAALGTWDVIVLDVMLPGGSGFDLCTQLRRRGLKTPILMLTARDTVDDRVSGLDAGADDYLTKPFAFRELVARVRALARREAALVPETVRVADLEVDFASRGVRRGGRAIRLTAKEFALLEYFARHVGQVVDRAAITAHVWDENHDPFTNVLEVLIRRLRRKIDDAYEPKLIRTLRGAGYRFGV, encoded by the coding sequence GTGCGGGTGCTGATCGTCGAGGACGATGCCGGCCTCGCCGGGATCGTGCGCGACGGACTCGCCGAGCACCACATCGCCGCCACCGTCGCGGGCAGCTTCGAGCAGGGCCGGGAGCGCGCCGCGCTCGGGACCTGGGACGTGATCGTGCTCGACGTGATGCTCCCCGGGGGCAGCGGCTTCGACCTGTGCACGCAGCTGCGCCGCCGCGGCCTGAAGACGCCGATCCTGATGCTGACGGCCCGCGACACCGTGGACGACCGCGTCTCCGGCCTCGACGCCGGCGCCGACGATTACCTCACCAAGCCGTTCGCGTTCCGGGAGCTGGTGGCCCGGGTCCGCGCCCTCGCGCGCCGCGAGGCGGCGCTGGTGCCCGAAACCGTGCGCGTGGCCGACCTCGAGGTGGACTTCGCCTCGCGCGGCGTCCGGCGCGGCGGGCGCGCCATCCGGCTCACCGCCAAGGAATTCGCCCTGCTCGAGTACTTCGCCCGCCACGTGGGCCAGGTGGTGGACCGCGCGGCGATCACGGCGCACGTGTGGGACGAGAACCACGACCCCTTCACCAACGTGCTCGAGGTGCTGATCCGGCGCCTGCGCCGCAAGATCGACGACGCCTACGAGCCGAAGCTGATCCGCACGCTCCGCGGCGCCGGCTACCGGTTCGGCGTCTGA
- a CDS encoding nucleotide exchange factor GrpE, giving the protein MAKKHHPHDARHGAPPPAPDAAEPLASPADGAPGDAAPEDTSGERATAGAALAVPAAEGLQRLEREAADWKDRCLRAAAEFENFKKRAARERTETWSRAQGDLIVRALDALDDLGRIAALDPAQTTSQALHEGAGLVERKLMKALEGIGLERVDPVDQPFDPNLHEAVMTMPADSPDTDHTVGSVLQPGYRLNGTLLRPARVAVRTWTEPVADEAVQ; this is encoded by the coding sequence ATGGCCAAGAAGCACCATCCGCACGACGCTCGCCACGGCGCGCCGCCGCCGGCGCCCGACGCGGCGGAGCCGCTGGCTTCCCCCGCGGACGGCGCGCCCGGCGACGCCGCCCCGGAAGACACGTCGGGGGAGCGCGCCACGGCCGGGGCGGCCCTCGCGGTGCCCGCCGCGGAGGGGCTGCAGCGGCTCGAGCGGGAAGCGGCGGACTGGAAGGACCGCTGTCTCCGGGCGGCGGCCGAGTTCGAGAACTTCAAGAAGCGGGCGGCGCGCGAGCGGACCGAGACGTGGAGCCGGGCGCAGGGCGATCTGATCGTCCGCGCGCTCGACGCGCTCGACGACCTCGGGCGCATCGCGGCGCTCGATCCGGCGCAGACCACGTCCCAGGCGCTCCACGAGGGGGCCGGGCTGGTCGAGCGGAAGCTGATGAAGGCGCTCGAGGGCATCGGGCTCGAGCGCGTCGATCCGGTGGACCAGCCGTTCGATCCGAACCTGCACGAAGCGGTGATGACCATGCCGGCCGACTCGCCCGATACCGACCACACGGTGGGCTCGGTGCTGCAGCCGGGGTATCGGCTGAACGGGACGCTGCTGCGGCCCGCGCGCGTCGCGGTCCGGACCTGGACCGAGCCGGTCGCCGACGAGGCGGTGCAGTAG